TCTACCGCAAGCCCGAAACGAAAAGCGAGTGGATAAGGATAACCGGCCTTGGAGGCTTCAAGGAAGTCGGAAGGAGTTCCCTCCTCGTCCAGACCAACGAGAGCTATGTCTTGGTCGACTTTGGAGTGAATATAGCCGCCCTTCGTGACCCCAAGAAGGCATTCCCGCACTTCGATGCGCCTGAGTTCCGTTATGTCCTTGACGCGGGCATTCTTGACGCAATAATCATAACTCACGCCCACCTCGACCATAGTGGCATGCTTCCCTACCTCTTCCGTTACAAGCTCTTCGACGGCCCGATATATGCCACTCCACCGACAAGGGACCTGATGGTACTCCTCCAGCAGGATTTCATTGAAATTCAGAAGATGAACGGCGTTGAGCCACTCTACAGGCCAAGGGACATCAAGGAGGTTATAAAGCACACTATAACCCTCGACTACGGCGAGGTTCGTGACATAGCACCGGATATGAGGTTAACCCTTCACAACGCGGGTCACATACTTGGCTCGTCGATAGTCCACCTCCACATAGGCAACGGACTGCACAACATAGCCATAACCGGTGACTTCAAGTTCATCCCGACGAGGCTCTTTGAGCCGGCCGTGAGCAGGTTCCCGCGTGTTGAGACCCTCGTTATGGAGTCAACCTACGGCGGAAGCAACGACTATCAGATGCCAAGGGATGAGGCGGAGAAGCGCTTGATAGAGGTCATCCACCAGACCATAAGGCGCGGCGGGAAGGTGCTCATTCCGGCGATGGCCGTCGGAAGGGCGCAGGAGATAATGATGGTTCTGGAGGAGTACGCGAGGATAGGTGGCCTCGAGGTGCCGATTTACCTCGACGGGATGATATGGGAGGCAACGGCGATCCACACAGCATATCCGGAGTACCTCAGCAGGCACCTGCGCGAGCAGATATTCCATGAGGGTTACAACCCGTTCCTCAACCCGATATTCAAGCCCGTCGCCAACAGCAGGGAGAGACAAGACATCATAGATTCTGGCGAGCCAGCAATAATTATAGCTACCTCCGGCATGCTTGTCGGCGGACCGAGTGTTGAGTACTTTAAACAACTCGCTTCCGATCCAAAGAACAGCATGATCTTCGTCAGCTATCAGGCGGAGGGAACCCTTGGAAGACAGGTGCAGAGGGGATTGAAGGAGATACCGCTCGTCGGTGAGGATGGTAAAACTGAAGTCGTCAACGTTAACATAGAGGTCTACACCATCGACGGGTTCTCCGGCCACGCGGACAGGAGGGAACTTATGAACTATGTCGCAAGGCTCAGACCAAGGCCGGAGAACATAATAACCGTCCATGGCGAGGCCCACAAGTGCCTCGACCTGTCGAGTAGCATACACAAGAAGTTCAACATAAGGACCCGTGCCCCTAACAACCTCGACGCCATAAGACTCCGCTGAACGAGGGGATGAGGATGAGGGTAACCCCCCTCTGCTGTGAATCCTCCTCTTCTCCCATTATTCCCCCCTTCTGTTGCGGTCAAAGGGTTTCCGTGGAGTACAACTATGAGAGAGTGGACCCTTCTAGATGGAGATCCCGGGAGAAGGGAGTGTGGAGATACAGGGAGCTTCTTCCGGACGTTAAAGAGATTGTCAGTCTCCAAGAGGGTGGCACTCCACTACTCAGGGCAAAGCTGTCCGAAGAGTTGGGCTTTGAGATTTTCATCAAGGACGAGACTAGAAACCCCACGGGTTCCTTCCGCGACAGACTCGTCACAGTTGCCGTTTCCTACGGTATTCCTCACGCCGAGAGCGGATTCATAGTTGCTAGCAACGGGAACGCGGCCGCTTCCCTCGCCGCATATTCGGCGAGAACCGAAAAACCCGCCTACACCGTGGTTCCGCGCCTTGTTGAAGAGGGAAAGCTAAGCCAGATAACTGCCTTCGGAGCGAGGCTAATACGCTATGGGGAGAGTGTTGATGAGGGCATAGGCTACGCTGAGGGACTGGCCGATGGAAAGGGTCTCTACAACATTACCCCCGAGAGCAACCTCATCGGTCTGGAGGGGCAGAAGACGATAGCCTTTGAACTCTGGGAGGAGCTTAATCCAACTCACATCGTTGTTCCCACCGGGAGCGGAAGCAACCTCTACAGTATCTACAAAGGTTTCGTGGAGCTTCTGCGCATCGGGGCAATTGATGAGGTGCCGGAGCTTATAGCGGTGCAGGCGGAGCGGTGTTCGCCGATAGCGAGTGAGGTCCTTGGCGTTGAGCCTCGCGCTGAACCAACTAAGGCCCTCGGTCTGTACGTGAGGAATCCTGCCATGAAGGAGCTTGCCCTTGAGGCAATATCCAAAAGCAGTGGAACGGCCGTCCTGGTTGGTGAGGACGAGCTTGACCTCGGTCAGAGACTTCTGGCCAAGGAAGGAGTATTCGCGGAGTACGCTTCCTCCGTTATCATCCCCGCGCTATTGAAGCTTTCAGAGGAGGGGTACTTCGAGAAGGACGACAGGGTAACGCTCGTAGTGACAAGTTCAGGCCTCAAGGGACAGTACTCTGAAAGCAGGGAGCGGTTTTCCCTCGGTGGAACTAAGCTGGAGATACTTCGCCTGATTGAGGACGGGGAGATGTACGGCTACGAGGTCTGGGAGGCCCTTGGAAAGCCGCTCAGATACCAGGCGGTCTACCAGCACCTCCGCGAGCTGGAGAGCATGGGGCTTATTGAAGAGAGCAGGCGGAAGGGGAGACGCGTCTACTACAGGCTGACCGGTAGGGGGAAGAAGTTCTTGGAGATGATGGGGTAGAAAGGTTTTAAAGTCCCTTTTAAAAGCTAATCCTAGGTGAAGAAGGTGAAGCTGGCCATTGAGCACAAGTTCTCCCTTACGGTTTACCTATGGGGTACGATAACCGGCATAATCAGCGGTCTCGCTGCGGCAAAGATCGAGTACGGCTGGCTCCTTGGAGTGGCCATGTATATAGTGACCGACAAGTTCATCATGGCAGTCATAAAGGAGCTCCCGCCCGACGTTCCGGACGAGAGAGCGATACTCAAAAAAGCGTTCTGGGGATGGAGCCTGTTCTGGCTCTACTTCGTTATGCTGACCTATTCACTGGTAATAGGCTTCACGCCCCATTGCTACTCGAACCAGAGCCTGCTCTATAGGATGGTCATGAACGGTAACGCGACCGTTCCCTGTAACGTAACTCCCGTGGGGTGATGACATGGAGGAGCTGAAGAGAACAGTAGCTAAGGAGGCTTTGGAATTCATCGAGGACGACATGGTCATCGGTCTCGGCACCGGTTCGACCACCGCCCACTTCATAGAATACCTCGGCAAGCTCATCATGGAGGAGGAGCTCGAGGACGTTTACGGTGTTCCCACATCTCACCAGTCGAGACTTCTCGCCATAGAGAGCGGCATTCCCATCGTTTCCCTTGATGAGGTTGACGCGATAGACATAGCCGTAGACGGTGCTGACGAGGTTGACCCCAACCTGAACCTCATAAAGGGCCGCGGTGGAGCGCTGACGATGGAGAAGATAATCGAGTAC
The DNA window shown above is from Thermococcus sp. and carries:
- a CDS encoding beta-CASP ribonuclease aCPSF1 → MIRRETFVDDILRDIREVISQMVPLEARITDVEFEGPELVIYVRNPETIMRDGELIKNLAKVLKKRISIRPDPDVLIPPEQAEEMIKELVPVDAEITNISFDPSIGQVIIEAKKPGRVIGKNGEGLRLITQKVRWAPKVVRTPPLQSQTIYSIRQILQAEAKDRRKFLRQAGRNIYRKPETKSEWIRITGLGGFKEVGRSSLLVQTNESYVLVDFGVNIAALRDPKKAFPHFDAPEFRYVLDAGILDAIIITHAHLDHSGMLPYLFRYKLFDGPIYATPPTRDLMVLLQQDFIEIQKMNGVEPLYRPRDIKEVIKHTITLDYGEVRDIAPDMRLTLHNAGHILGSSIVHLHIGNGLHNIAITGDFKFIPTRLFEPAVSRFPRVETLVMESTYGGSNDYQMPRDEAEKRLIEVIHQTIRRGGKVLIPAMAVGRAQEIMMVLEEYARIGGLEVPIYLDGMIWEATAIHTAYPEYLSRHLREQIFHEGYNPFLNPIFKPVANSRERQDIIDSGEPAIIIATSGMLVGGPSVEYFKQLASDPKNSMIFVSYQAEGTLGRQVQRGLKEIPLVGEDGKTEVVNVNIEVYTIDGFSGHADRRELMNYVARLRPRPENIITVHGEAHKCLDLSSSIHKKFNIRTRAPNNLDAIRLR
- a CDS encoding pyridoxal-phosphate dependent enzyme, with the protein product MRVTPLCCESSSSPIIPPFCCGQRVSVEYNYERVDPSRWRSREKGVWRYRELLPDVKEIVSLQEGGTPLLRAKLSEELGFEIFIKDETRNPTGSFRDRLVTVAVSYGIPHAESGFIVASNGNAAASLAAYSARTEKPAYTVVPRLVEEGKLSQITAFGARLIRYGESVDEGIGYAEGLADGKGLYNITPESNLIGLEGQKTIAFELWEELNPTHIVVPTGSGSNLYSIYKGFVELLRIGAIDEVPELIAVQAERCSPIASEVLGVEPRAEPTKALGLYVRNPAMKELALEAISKSSGTAVLVGEDELDLGQRLLAKEGVFAEYASSVIIPALLKLSEEGYFEKDDRVTLVVTSSGLKGQYSESRERFSLGGTKLEILRLIEDGEMYGYEVWEALGKPLRYQAVYQHLRELESMGLIEESRRKGRRVYYRLTGRGKKFLEMMG